atagatagatagatagattagatagataggagatagatagataaatagatatgagatagatagatagatagatagatagatagataggagatagatagataggagatagatagatagatagatagatagatagatagataggagatagatagatagatagatagatagatgatagatagatagataggagatagatagatagatgatagatagatagatagatagatagatagataggagatagatagatagatagataggagatagataggagatagatagatagatgatagatagatagatagatagatagatagataggagatagatagatagatagatagatagatagatagataggagataggtagatagatagatagatagatagatagataggagatagatagatagatagattagatagataggagatagatagatagataaatagatagataggagatagatagatagataggagatagatagatagataggagatagatagatagatagatagataggagatagatagatagatagatagatagattagatagataggagatagatagatagataaatagatatgagatagatagatagatagatagatagatagatagataggagatagatagataggagatagatagatagataggagatagatagatagtagatagatagatagatagataggagatagatagataaatagataggagatagatagatagatagataggagatagatagataggagatagatagatagatagatagataggagatagatagatagatagattagatagataggagatagatagatagataaatagatatgagatagatagatagatagataggagatagatagatagataggagatagatagatagatagatagataggagatagatagatagatagatagataggagatagatagatagatagatagatgatagatagatagatagatagatagatagatgatagatagatagatagatagatagatagatagataggagatagatagatagatagatagatagatagaagatagatagatagatagatagatagatagatagataggagatagataggagatagataggagatagatagatagatgatagatagatagatagataggagatagatagatagatagatagatagatagatagatagatagatagatagataggagatagataggagatagatagatagatgatagatagatagatagataggagatagatagatagatagatagatagatagatagataggagatagatagatagatagattagatagataggagatagatagatagataaatagatagataggagatagatagatagataggagatagatagatagataggagatagatagatagatagatagatagatagatagatagatagataggagatagatagatagataggagatagatatgagatagatagatagatagatagatagatagataggagatagatagatagataggagatagatagatagatagatagatagatagatagataggagatagatagatagatagatagatagataggagatagatagatagataggagatagatagatagatagatagatagatagatagataggagatagatagataggagatagatagatagatagataggagatagatagatagatagtagatagatagatagatagatagatagataggagatagatagataaatagataggagatagatagatagatagatagataggagatagatagataggagatagatagatagatagatagatagatagatagataggagatagatagataggagatagatagatagatagatagatagatagatagattagatagataggagatagatagatagataaatagatatgagatagatagatagatagataggagatagatagatagataggagatagatagatagatagatagatagatagataggagatagatagatagatagatagatgatagatagatagatagatagataggagatagatagatagatgatagatagatagatagataggagatagatagatagatagatagatagatagatagatagatagatagatagataggagatagatagatagataggagatagatagatagatagatagatagataggagatagatagatagatagatagatagataggagatagatagatagatagatagatagatagataggagatagatagatagatagatagatagatagatagatagataggagatagatagatagatagataggagatagatagatagatagatagatagatagataggagatagatagatagatagataggagatagatagatagatagatagatagatagataggagatagatagatagatagatagatagatagatagataggagatagataggagatagatagatagatgatagatagatagatagatagatagatagataggagatagatagatagatagatagataggagatagatagatagataggagatagatagatagataggagatagatagatagatagatagatagatagatagatagatagataggagatagacagattacatctctgtacactgtgtaagtCTCTTGCACTTATTCCTCAGGGTGTAATGCGCTCCCATCCTGTAGGTGTCGCTGTCTCCTCCTGACACTTCTCTCTCACACGCTCCGCGCTCTATGCTGGCTCCAGTCTCTCAGGCCCGGGGGTTCTTACAGACATTTCGGCTCGGGGCTGTCAGTGAGGGCTCGGAGCATCATGGGGAAGCGGGATAACCGGGTGGTAGGTGCAGAGCCGGGGCTGGGCCTGGCTGCGGTTACTAACCGGTGTCTGCAGCGCCATCATCATCAGTCCCTGGAGCTTCATGTGTTATGTAATGTCTGCAGTgtctgacagccggctgtgctgtgtatagtacctgtgctgtgtatagtatgtATGCCATAGCCTATGGTTCTATTGTCTGtactgttatatactgtgtatatatatatatattagtctctCTTGCATTGAGCTGTTTCCGTCACAGCGCCACCTCTCAGCATATTTGCGGTGCACTGTCTGACAACCAGAGCTGTGCGTGAGATAAACATGTCAGACCTGCGGACGGCACCAAGTGACGGGTTTTGTGCATATTTTTTGTACTGTCGCCCCTGCAGTAATGTTATTGTGGTCACATGATGTTATTTTCGTGCCAGAATTTGCCGCAATAATTCCGCCTCCTACTACTTTTAACGAGGGACAGACACGGCACCATTTTCCACTATCTGAAATAAATTGGCTGGTATAATCCATCTGCTTGATCTTCATTTGGAGTCTGCCCAAAGCTTccattgcaatgaatgggagAGGGAAGTCTTTCTGCTGCCATGGCGGATTACTCGTGCTGGGTCCGCCATGGAATACGTTGTGTGATCTTAGCCTTACGGGGGATGTTTCCCAAAAGCCTCAAAAATCAGCGGCTATAACCAGGGGGAGTTCTATGCCAGGGGTCGGGAACCTTCAGctgctgtcaaactacaactcccaacatgctccattcacttccatgggagttccaagaacagcagagcaagtatgcatgctgggagttgtagttttgcaacagctggagagccgaaggttccctacccctgctctatcctGTGACATGTTTTCCTGCAGCGACCACTGCAGAGGAATGTTGGTATTACATGCTGGCCTATAGAAGGAACGGGTGACCCTATATTATTATGGAGTTTGGCTGAGTCTGTAGGAGTGGCAGCGGCTCTGACTTCATGGCTGAGGATCATTGAGAGGTATCGCAAGTGAGAAGCCCCTCAGTGACGTACATCCTTCTTCAGGGTCCCTCCTAAAACAGCTTCAGCCTGTTGGAGAACTCTGCAGCACCGCCAAGGAAGAATGAACTCTTACATGGTGCCTTTCAATTGTAGTAATGCGCAAATGTGCTGGGTCCACCAGAGTGAGACTCTTAGTATccgatagttaaaggggttgtccgggcttAACTATTTAATGTCCTATTCATAGATGGGGGACTGACTAGCTGTATGGAGTGGCTTCTGGTGCCCGTCCTGTAAcctgtacagagccaggagcagaaagcttcatccctTATAGAACGGCTGGGTAATGTCACCGAACCTCAGACCACAGTGACCACGTCTGGCCGCTAGACAGGTGCTGGAGCTTTTTGCTTCCGGCCCTGTACAGTTTACACGTTAGGCACCAGAAGCGGCTTTGTACAGCTGATCGGTTTGGGGGGCTGTCTCCCACAGATCAGGTATTTGTGGCTTATTCTGAGGATAGGCTATGAATTACTTAAAGCTGTTCAAGAACTTTCTTTTCCTGGAGGCCAGAGAAGGTGAAAATTAATGACAGTAACCCATACACTCCTCTGCCTGGGGCTTGTTCCAGTGAAAGACCTTGCTGCATTTTCATTAGGTCACTGATTAGCGTGTGGCGAGAACTTGCGCTGGGacaagcactggggacaggtgcgcatgtttttggttttttcactgtatttcctggacagccccttttatAGGGTTTTTAGGACTTACAGATTGTTGTGGTGACCGACCATTAAGATAGTTAAACAATATGCGATCGGTACCTGGGACCTTCACCGATCAGCTATTTAAAAGGGCTGTTGCGCTCCTGAGTGCTGCGGCATGTTGATGTtctgttcattggtcacatggtgcagaagcCGCAAAATAATGTTTAactgaatgaggctgagctgcaataccaagaacagccattatacaatgtgtggcgctgtgcttgtcCACGCACTCCAACACTAACTGGTGTGtaagggtcccaggtgttggacccccactaatcactaacgattggtcatcagtatataaGTCCCAGACCCCCAAAATGACTTTTCTAAATCAGACATCCCCGTTAATATTTGCATCTTGCTCTGTTTCTTCATAGGCATACATGAACCCTATTGCAATGGCCCGAGCCCGGGGGCCCTCGTCTTCCGGAGGTCCAACCATCCAAGATTATCTGAGCAGACCAAGACCTACGTGGTGAGTTATTCTGCGATGTAAGGCGACTGAAGAAATCTTCTTTATTGAAATGAACTCGGATACAGATTTCTGATGTCAGATCAGTGTGGGTCCAGCGCCCCCCATAGATCAATTGTTCTCAACAGCCACTGGGAGCCGGAAACAGACAGCGCCACACGTGGCATAGTGGTTGTGCCATGCAACTGCAGCTCCGCTCTTCCGAACAGTAGATGAGCTGCAGTTACTTGGCCAATTACACCGTGCACATGGATGTTTTGTGTTCTGATAGTTCTAGTGGTGATGGCTGCTGAGAATAACTGATCAGTAGGGAGGCCAGGTATTGGACACCCCCATCCCCATCTGATTGTGCTGGCTAACCCTAAGGACCATAGGACTGGAAAACCCTTATTGTTTATCTGTGCACATTTAGGGaatattcacatgcagcagaaacTTCTCTAACAGATCGGCCACATGTGAATAGACTCTTACCAGGTGCTGCTACTAAGTTAAGTAGTTTTCTGCTATGAAGAAGTGTTTTTGTTACAAGGGTCTCCTGAGAATGGCATTGGATGGACCCTCAATAATCAGCAATTGTAGTCCGTCTCTATGTGTTCAGTGCCCCAGTAGCACAACAGGAGACGAGAAGTATTACATTGAAATCAAAAAGCAGTCTTAGTGATACATGGACATCCTGGGTCGGGCAGGAGACCCCATCATGGTGTGAACCGAAAATGAAAATCACCGGATGAGAAAatgctgcaagtccaactttttcatcCGGCAGTTTCATTTTACAACAGTGGCCGCCTCATGGCTCCCATTATACGCTATGGGGTCTGTTTGTCCTCCGATGTATTACAATGGACACCCTggcgcagaaattaatgtagggTGTTTACTCACTAATAGGGTGttctaaaaaaaatttcacccGACAATCCCTTTTAACGCAGGTAATGGCTGGTAATGGAAGCCTTTCATCTGCTTACTTGTCTTTTCTCTAGGGAAGAAGTGAAGGAGCagctggagaagaagaagaaaggttCCCGGGCCCTGGCAGAGTTTGAAGAGAAGATGAATGAGGTTTGTCTGGTTAGGCCAGGAAAGATATTTATCTCTCTGCTCTTCATAGTAAGAGAATCTCTGCACATTCTCATTGTGATACACCAACTGaacggctgaggccacacattgcagaaagtctgtatttttatatatttttttctgttacagattttgctgtgttttttttttttttttttttttttttttgagctgaaACCAACACTGGCTtcaaaagaaataggaaatataaagaatGGTTTTAGGGTGTGTTCGCATGGAAGTCTTGGGAGCtgaaaaatcagctccaaattccgctgctattcatttcaattggagtcaAAGGCCGATTTTTGCAAGTTGTGAAAAATAAGTGTCCCATTCAAACTTAAAGCCGTTTCCTGATACCCTGCCTGAtatttcccattgaagtgaatgggaggtggaaaataccACCTGGCAGGTGCAGATTTTGAAACGTAACTTGAACAAGGTAGGAACGATTCAACTTCAGATTCCTGATCGTGAATTCTTCTGCTAGGaaaatttcctccatgtgaactgccccttttatgctaggttcacacctgtgttcgggtctccgttctgtggtttccgtcttctgcatgcaagaagacggaaaccacagaccgggtttggccgtgagcggcggtgagcattttatgctcttcgccgcaaaaccgtttttttttatctggacacagagtactgcatgtccgactctgtgtccggattaaaaaacccgatttcgcggcggagagcataaaacgctcaccgccgctcacggccggacatctctctcacccattcaaatgaatgggtgagaaagtctcctgcaggtttccgtctcctgctctgttttatggaggaaacggaaacctgcagaacggagaccgggcgcagatgtgaacgagcacttctttcttctgctaaatctacttctggctttggctcaaaaaaaaagcaggaaaatCTGGGGAAAAACTTTGTTTTTCTGTATTGCGTGGCCTCCGTTTTAGGCTAGggcccccacgttgcagaaatgcagattttgctgtgcttttatGAGTAAGACCTAATGGTGGCtaaagaaggaatgggaaatatatgggaagttcttatacttcttccttctgctcaatccactactggctttggctcaaaaaacatagcaaaatatgcaacaagaaAGCCGCTTATCCGCAGCGAGGGGCCTCAGCTGTTACTTAGTTTTATCATCTGTGaggggtttgttttttgttttgtttttttgtgatcCATCCatgtttctggatttttttttttttttattgtcatcCATCAagttactgtatacactatacatgatGCAGGGATGCCCCAGTGCCTGGTATGGGGTTGGTCAAAAAACTTACCTCTTGCACCAGACCTTTTGTGCCTAGAGTGTCCCAGGTGTAAAggattattatataatgtaatgCTTTCTTTACATGTTTCTGTAGAGCTGGAGGAAGGAGCTGGAAAAGCACCGAGAGAAAATCATCAGCGGTAGCGACAGTTCCTCAAAGAAGAAGGAGGTCAGTAATGTGCTTAAAGACATTGTTAGTAACTAATGACCGATTCTGTGCACAGAGGTGTTCTgtatagacatgagcgaacactgtttggatcagccgttccgaacagcacgctcccatagaaatgaatggaagcagctggcacgtacactttgccggccgcttaaccccccccccccccccccgcgtgccggctacgtccattcatttctatgggagtgtgctgttcagaacggctgttccgaacagtgttcactcatcgcTAGTCCTGTACATTGGGGGAATTCATCTCACCCTTAcaacttcttctttttttttttttttttttttttttttttttttagtaacgagaagttgcttttttttttattttgtgcacAAAcctgtttttgcacaaaaatttgatTCTCGCCATCTGTAGCTATCTGAATTTTCTCTAACAAGTGGGCAGGGCTCCACTGGAATGGGAGGGGCCCCCTACAGCTCCCCATTACACTTTCCTAGAATTTTGACACCATTTTGCTGATTTATTGTCCTGCatctttcttctttccccttcctTCTGTCAGTGTTGGCTCAACAACTAACATGTACAAAtagcatcccccccccccgattCGGTGACATCCAGTACATCTCCTGGGAAAATGGAAAAATGATGTCTTTATATACCCATGTAGCattgtttaacttgactttctgcagcatgataactgTCTGTGCCGTTACATCTTATCACAAgacaaaaaaaagccattgaaagagttGCGTTAACTCTCTGTGCCCCAGTGTTGTTAACacattaggccaggttcacacgcatattttggtcaggatttggaggccgtatccgcctcaaaatcctgaccaataagACGGctcactttgaaatcaatggcagccgctcagttcttttttccgggagcggtttgttccggctcccggaataaAGAACGgacctgctcattcttcaggcggaatcgcctcacctgaagacactccctcgtcccaactaggcccattcatttgggcctaatccagagcggagttcgcgactggatgccagtgcaatgcACCAAACATCCAGCAGCAGCTACTtgtgcagcctccgcctcaggttccggatcagaaagccccatgtgaacccgtccttaggGGTAatgttatcctttgctacatctgtaattcTTAAGCCGTGACGgaagagagtacaagaggattAAAGGCTGACCTGTACTGTATGAACATAACTTAACTCTTACACtttcatttttgttttgtctCTGTAGAAACggaaaaaggaaaagaagaaatCTGGTGGGGTGAGAACGACTTTCATCTGATATCTgctattactctgtgtgaagtctGAAGATTGCTGAATGGCCCAAATAAGTAAATGTCACGGGGTTGTACAGGATGCTTAGCAATTAATACTTGACCACCCTTTTAAGGAGACCTTTCTCCTACAATATGAGTCCAGTAGACGACACGCAGGCAGCGGTGTATAGACTGGAGTTTGGCCCGGGCCCTGTTGTATCAGCATCTATTTGTTAGTGAATAATCCAGATAATTTTTAATGTGCGTCTCACAAGTTTCACTTTTTGTctgtggtcaagttatcttcatCATCTTCCTCTACATCATCGAGTTCTCCTTCTTCCAGCAGTTCTGAAGAATCTGATAGTGAGGTGAGTGAACGCGACTGGGCCTAACCGTATTACTATGTATTGTCTTGTCACTACTTGCTCTCACACCCAGCACTTCATATTCGTCTATGATGGTGTTCTCCATATTGTTACCTTCCAGCAGTAGTGAGACTagaagtctaagggtaagttcacacggggcttttGGATGCCGGTGACCGGTCcaagtcgtgcactcc
This genomic stretch from Leptodactylus fuscus isolate aLepFus1 chromosome 4, aLepFus1.hap2, whole genome shotgun sequence harbors:
- the FAM133B gene encoding protein FAM133B encodes the protein MGKRDNRVAYMNPIAMARARGPSSSGGPTIQDYLSRPRPTWEEVKEQLEKKKKGSRALAEFEEKMNESWRKELEKHREKIISGSDSSSKKKEKRKKEKKKSGGLSSSSSSTSSSSPSSSSSEESDSETKKKTSKRKKKKKHLRRTSDSSSDSESKDSVKRKKSKDEHEKEKDGKSLSRKRRHPDGDDQRYSTSDSSSGSASDEEVYWKRRRSSEEKVYKAKKKKKHKKHSKKKKKKSHASGPDSE